The Aspergillus flavus chromosome 6, complete sequence nucleotide sequence TTGTGAGGATGCCCTGCCTACAGCTTCCATTTGGATACAAGATAAAAGAGACATGGAGGGCTGTCATTAAGTTGCACATGCTATGCGTACCTTTGTTACCTGCTCGCGGGCTTTTTCATTCCATCATCCCACTCAATATATCAACAAAACCCGACACATCCAAGTTCCCTTACAGAGGTGCCACATGCATCTCAAGATACGGAACCACCCAGCCCCAGAAAAGAGCTCGAGTTCCGACCAGCTCAATAACAAGGCAATTTTCTTCTGTCTCTGGCTAAGTTCAAGATCTGAGCTGCTTGTAGCAGCCGTGATCCTCGGCGTTCAGGTCAGGCCCGGCTTGGAAAAGCAGCTCTTGTTCTCATCTTACACCACGTGCCATGCCTCTTCCTAGTTTGAGGATTGCCTCAGATATGACAGTGAAAACAATTAAAACAGTAAAGGCACATGTGGActcaaagagaaaaatacaATCCATGCTTTACAGTATGTATCAGAGCATCGTGTTCCATATCATCTCGCTTCTtgagaagcttggaagaCTATAAATCTAATCAATAACGGCTACTCCTTGAAGGAGTAAGAATGTCCAATACGAGCCTCATACACTACCCGGGCGGCTACACAGCCTTGTGGTGGTAAGCGCAATGACAAGGCTGTGGGTGTAACATCATATCTCCCACCACCCTCTCCGGCTACTTCCTCAAGTCCTTCAGGTCAGCAAATCCATTGACATATACGTCGCCTGTATACTTATTACTGTAGTTGCCTAAAAGCTCTTTGTTCGCCTAAAGGGTTCTTTGTTAGAACAAAGGCTCTTTGTCTGCAACCACGTGATTGTAGGCCGATATAAAAGGTCTTACTTTGCCCATAAATCATTAAGAATTCAAGAATTCAACATTTTATTAGGGAACCCATATTCTTCATTTATCTAAAATTACCAAACATATAtcatcaccaacaccatcacaTCGAATATACCTGCCATAGTCCACCGTGCATTAGTATTCTCCCACAATGAAAACCTTCCCTGAAGCGGACGTTATCTGGTGGAATGCGAGCTCCTACTACGTTCGTTGTCCGTTCTGCGAAGAGGTTCATCACCACGGCATAAACTGGAAGACGAACAGGTTGAGGATTTCACATTGCGAGAAGATGGAGACTTACCTTTGCTGCTTCCCCATTGGCGATCAAGGTCAGATTGCGTATGAAATTGACAAGAGACGAGGCCGATGTACCAATATTTGTGTATCGCCTGATAGTGATActgaggatgacgatgttGATCATCTGGCGATTGAGTTGGCTCAGAAGGCTACGATTGCAGCGCAGAGGGCGGATACATATGCGGATATCGATGAAGATTCGAAGGAAATTGTCACCATCGATCCAGGGCACGGCATTGAGTCGTTTGAACAAAAGAGAATTTTTGAACCAATAGACGACTGTGTTAACGGGGATACAAGAGCGGTGGAGAGATACCTGGAGACTTCTAGTGAGGCCCAGCTGTTCATTCGAGGGCGAGACTACGATGGCAAAACAACTCTCATCAGCGCAGCAGCTAAGCCGAGCTCGGAGATGGTGTCGCTTCTTATTAAACACGGGGCTGAGGTCAATGCTGTTGACAAGCGCGGAAGGAGTGCCCTTATGGAGGCAGCGCTCTTTGGTCGGGCCGAAAATGTAAAGGTTCTCTTGCAAAACGGTGCAGACAAAAACACTCGGGATAGCGATAACAGAATGGCTATTGATTTCGCTCGAGACCATTACAAGAATCGAAGAGAGAGATACGAGCGCACCGGAGGCAACCTGATATCTTCATCCAATCGACTGCCAGGCCGTCACGAAGACACATTCAAAAGGGACATTGATCGTCAGGATATCGTACGGCTTTTCAGCGGAGAGAACCGAAAATCAAAGATTGTTTTTGGGAGCCCTCCCACGTTATCAGGGTCTAAGTCCTACTCTTTCACACCCTCTCCGAGGCAGGACTCGCTAGTATTACACGGCCCGATAGAAGAGTATCCAATCAGCAGCAGCTATAAGACGGTGGCGCGGTTGGAACGAGGCGGAAAATTCCCATCCATTGGCGCTATGAGCGGATGGGCACATGGTTCGGTGCAGTCCCTCAGGGTTGATGGCCGACAGTGGACGGATGATGTCTTTTACATCTCGAATGTAGCGGGCCATGCCTTAGCTTCTCACAGCTGTGATCAGGGTAAGGACGGACGATACAATGCATGTCACGCCGAAAAGCAGTTGATAGCATACTTCATCGATCGCCATGTTTTCCTTCCACGCGACGCTGACCCGGACTCGGAACTGGAAAAAAGGATCGAATGTATAGAGGATGAGCTTCAGGAATTCCTGTCTGGCACTGAAATAGGCCGCAAGGTGGCGTCcctgagaaagagaaaggaggatcTAAAACATCAGATATTTGATGGGGACGAAAAGCTCGTCGGCAAGCATGATGAGATCAAGGCACTAAATTTGGAGCTCAAATCTGTTGAAACAGCCCTAAATCTGCTAATCGCTGACTCCCAAGCACGACCACTCTTAAAGCTAGAAAGCCAACTAAAGGTTCTGAATAAGCGACTAGACAGACATGCTGACCTGACTGAGATGGCTAGTGCGCCACCACCGGCTTCATTGGTCGAGGCGGTCATATTGATCAGCTCACGTCCTTGTCAAGACTGCATTGTGTTCACGGACAAAGTCAATAAACGCTTTGGGCTATCCATAGAGTTATTCGCGGCACTTTGACATGGATTACAGTTAAGGAGATGTCCCTATATGGTAGGAAACCAGGCATTGTACACCCGCCGGCATCATGAGTGAGGTGTGATTCTTATGTTCTTATGACTCTGTTCGGTTTAGTCTGTGGAGCTCTGGTCCGTGTGAGATATGTACGTCGAAACTAGACAGCAAGCGCGAGAGACAATTGGGATAACCAATCGAAGTTTAGTCAATAACAAATGTTGATATCTAACAGTCCAAATTGTATCATTCTGTGTGTCTCTGTACAGGGAACGTAAAACGCAAGCGCATAAGCTCTTAGCTAGAGCTCTTGTTTCCTGAGTATgatccatcctcatcgtGGCCTTTCCTTGGTCACCCTGTATTAAAAGGCCTCCAATTCATAGCTCGCATACATAAACGGCCCCGCGCCCTTAACATCATTCTGCACCACGGGAACAGATATGTAATACTGCATACAGTCAGTAAAGCCTTGGTGCAATGATATGGTGCTCAGTAAACATCAGGCTTACCTCGAAGCTCCCGTTGCTGCTTAGACTTCCCACCTCCACCGTTCCCTCCCAGTTCAACGTCCCGTTGTCATTTTTACTCACGAACCTGTCGACAAGCAGCTTATACCCCTTGTCGGCCACCTGAGAATATTCACTTTCCTTTAGGAATCCGTTCCGAATACCCTTTAAGAATCCATATGTGAACATGGCAGACCCACTACTCTCAATGTAGTTCCTGGGGTCGCTCGGGTATTGATCGTTCATGATCAAATACCACCCACCACTTTCATCCTGAGCTTGTTTAAGCGCTTGCGCTAGTTTCTGGAATCGGCCCAAGTTGGTCTCCCAGCCTGGGTGGGACTTGGGAAAGTaatccaggatatccagAAGGGACATGAAATACCAGCCCAGGGCGCGATTCCAGACGAGTGGAGCAGCACCGGTTTCAGGATCTGCAAGCTTTTGTTACTTTTCTCGTTCGATCAAACTTGAGGATAATGGGAGGGAACGAAACAACGATTTGTGAGATGTAGATTACATACCAGCCCAAACAGCAGCTTTACTGTAATCAAATCCATGGACAAGCAGCCCATCCTCACGCAAGCAATGCTCCTCGATCAAGTCAAACTGGAGCATAATATCATCCCACGCAGTGCTGTTATCTGCATCGAACCATGCAGTGTACAGCGCGTAGAAATTAGTCGACATGTAAATTCCATCCAGCCACATCTGGTTGGGATAGGTAGGATCACGATGCCAAAGCCCACCTCCCTCATTGCGGGGCGTTATATCAATCTGTCGCCGGAGAGTATCGGCTCCTAGCTTGAACTTCTCCTGACTAGTGGCGGCCCAAGCAGCCAGGAAGTTTGTACCGATCCGTAGATCGTCAAGGGAGATTTTGTCGGTGAGGTTATAGTCGATCAACTCGCCTGAATCGCTCACGACGCCCGAGAGTTGAGACTCAATGAAGTCTAGATATTCGGCGTTGTTGGTTTTGTTGTGAGCGAGTTCAATGCCACGATAGAGTACACCGTAAGCGTAGTTCCGGGATACGGGCACCGATTTGGACAACCAAGATGAAGCCATCCATTCTGTGTAGTTGTTGCTGGACGCCAGTGTTGTACCTGCCGTCGCGGCGAGGAGGGCTATAGATGATCGCATCTTGAGGAGCGGTGATTAGACTAGTATGATAGCTAATCCTGCTCTTTCTGTCATCAGTAGCTGTCTATGTACTTTACATCTTTTTATATACCCTAGCCTCGGGTATCTCTACCCCATACAGGAGCTCTTCAGCCAAGAAACGGATGAATTATCGACTCCTCCTCCCGCAGAAAACCCCACGAATAACACCCCGCAACTTTAAATTTAGCTGCAGATAAGCCACGATAGCATGATGGTAAATGGTGGAATTTTCCGcttctgtcttcttttcccagTCTTCGTTATTTACGTTAATATTAGCCAAGGAAATTGGAATTGTGCCCAAGGATTATAGGAGCCCCATGTGAGTGGCGCAGTACTCCGCCAAGCAGTAACAATCTAGACCATACAGTTTGCTCTAAGGTGGTATGTTTAAAATTGATTGGATTTCTTAGTGAGATATATGACACTACTTTACTCTGTGCTATATACCTAATTGTATACCTTGGCGTGCAGACCAGGGATTATCTCAAGATCCTTCGGCTGATAAGTGTACTTCCCATCCTCTGAAATCTTCGCATCCCGTGTGCGTCTTTGCTGCTGAGTCTGTCTGACCTTGACCCATTGCTCAGTGGTCAAATGCTGACCCAGTTCCGTGAAGACATTCTGCGTAAGCCCAAGTCGGTTGAGCAGGGGGCTGTTTTGAATCGGGTCCAGCACAACATGGTTATTCGGCCTACATAAGGAGTAAGTATTTGTTATGCTCCGACCCTCAATGACAAACTCACCGTGCAAAGTACAATACTCCTAATCGATCCACATGAGCCTGGTCAGCTGGTGGCACATGTACACGATGAATGCTTGACTTGATTAGACCACCCGTAAGAGCAGTCAAGGCATCACAGGTATTGACCGTGATGGTTCCATCTTGTGGACGCACCCATTTCCACTGACCCTGGGAATTGAGGATTTGCAATGCCGCAACTGGTTGGCGAAAGAGTAGAGTGACTGTCCCCAGATCCGTATGTCCAGGTACGTACATACCGCCCACTATCTTGTTCTCTTCGGCCCCGCGGGCTGCGTAGTGCATGTACCGAAGATGGTCCTCGCCTTTCACATCGTATTGATGGTCCTTGACAAGTTGGTCCTCGTCTGGAAGTTCAAGGAGAATGGCGAACAGACGGAGAAGCTTCTCTACTACTTCCGTGTGGCATTTCTGTATTCATCATTACTATGGGGGTGGTCAGGTGCGGTATAAACTGGTAGTACATACCCGACTAAATGCCTCAATCTCTTCCAGATGATCCCCGAGAATTGGCGGCTGCTGGCGTTGGTGATAGCCGTCGAACTTTGGAATATTGTAAACCTGTACATTGTCTTTGACTCCGTTTCCAAGACTCCCGAGGTTAGTCTATTTTCTGAGCAGCTGTAGTAGAGGTCTTACGCCCGGTGTCCCGCAGGTCTATATCCGTTATATTCCCCCTTTTCGAGGTCAGAGGCGCTGTGGTACTtgagcttttcttctagAGGAAGTGCATAGAACTCGCGACCGAGGGCAAATTGGCGATCGATTTCATCTTGGCTGATGTTGAAGTTTTTGACATAGAAGAAACCTATTTCCAACAATATTAGACAACGCGATACATGTGGATCAGGATACTCACCCACGTGCCGCACAGCGTGATCCAATTGCTTCACAaggtcttcttttcctccagGTTGGTCATATTGGCTGAGGTCAAGGGTGACGAGCTCAGCCCAGTCAACTGTGTCATCAGTTTCATTGAACGACTAAAGTGGGTGAGTATTGTTACTCACGGTTCTCCTTCGTCACTGGAACGTGATCATATCTATCAATGAGCTTGGCAGGCATATTGAATAAAAGAGTCTTGGTTATTTGGAGAGCACCTGTGAGAAGACAAGATGGCGACAAGAATACAAGCAATAGGCCACCCTGAAGATGAACGCTATATAACACTTCAACCCCGCATTATGCGCCTTCCGATGATTACCAATAATGTGAGAAAGCACGCAAGCTTTACCACGCGTCTCGAGTCGGGCGTTGGTGCTACAAGTCCCCATCATTGGCTTACGGAAGTAATAACGACTCAATAAAGTGATGTTATGCCGGGGCTGGGGCACGCCATCCGCACTACATATTTGCCGTCTTCAAGCCAAGTTAACCAACCATGTCAGGTCTTGCTTATCTCATTAGAATATTGCTAATACGTGTATAGTAAGGCCATCCTGCAATACACAGACATCTGACCTCCCTCCATCTCAAACAGCATTCATACGCTCACACGATGTCCGTCCGATTTACTTACCGGCCCAGAAGCGCAGGAACGCctccttcttgttcttgggagGCTCCAGCTCCGACCGACGAGTTTCAGCGAGGGGCAGCCCATCATTTCCGACATTTGTGACAGCATTTTGCGACTTGCCCAGGAAGTAATTGTGCTGAAACAGCGAAGCGATAAGAGGGATAAACGCGAGTCCCAGCGCAGTAGCCAGACAATAATATAACGCGTGCCGATATGCCAACACCGCTCCCACTCGCATCGGATCATCAAAGCCGTATAACTTCCGAATAGACGTGGGACTACCAAACAGCTTTTTCACATCGGCTTCGGTGGCATTGGATGGCAAGTACTTTCGCAACTGCTTCGGCATCTGATCTGCCCAGATCACAGCAACAATCGCCGATCCAATAGCTCTACCAATCTTCGACCACAATGCTAACAGTGAAATAGCCAGCGCGACATCCTGATGCGGGACGGATGCTTGCGACGCAACGCGCGATCCGACCACAGACATAGAACCACCGAATCCGACGAggatcatcgccatcaccaTGGCGCCCGTGTTGGCAGTTGCCATGCTCCCCTCCAACATGATTCCCATACCGATTATTTTGATCACTAGACCGGCGATCTGAATGGCTTTGTACCGATGTGTCCATCGTTGTAGGAGGCCGACAAAAGGTCCGGCAATGCAGAGGGCGAGGGTGAGGGTATTGCCGTAGTAGACCCAGCTCTGGTAGCTCCAGGGCTTAGCAATGTAGACATATGAGTCCCAGTAGAGACCGCGAACACTTCCGGCAACTGATGTTGTGCGCCATAGCTCAGTAATAATGAATAGGCGAGATAGCAGGGTGGGAAGAACTCACGCATGTAGAAGCTATCGATAACGATGGCCATTGTGAAAGTTTTATTGAATACCAGTCGACGAGGTGCACTAGGTACGGGGGCCCATTTCACCTCGTAGATAACATAGGCGATCAGGAGGAGGCCACCAACGATCATCATGGCGATTAGGGATTGGTTCCGCCATCCACCATCGGCGTAGGTCTTAAGAGAAAATGGTAGTAGCAAGAGCGACCAGCCGAACCCCAGCAAGACCAGGCCCAATGCATCAATTTCGTCCAGGATGCGCCTGGCAGACCGCATCCAAGGCTCTGAAGGCCCAGCCGCTCGTGCTGAGACCGTACCATGGGGTATGTCACGACCCTCTCTCTCAGAAAGATTCCCAGCGGCTCGACGGGCGGCATTAGAGGAGGCGATGTTCACGATGCCgttcttcttggctttgcgATCGAGGTAGATGAGTGTGGCGACGGCTGGTCCGAGGGCGACGGGCATAATAATGGCAAACATGCCGTATCCCCAGCGCCACTGCCCTTTACTATCAATGGCATCCACAATCTTACCCGCAAACCAGGTATTAATTATGAAGGGTGTGGAGAGCATGGAGCTCGCGAATCCGCGCCATTCGAGCGGCGTCAGGTCGGCGACGATGATGTCGTTGGTCAAGTCAAGCCCGGAGCTCCCGATGGCGACAAAGACTTCTCCAACGACGTAGCCGGCGATGGTCCTACAGGTGGCAACAATGATATACCCGAGTACATAAAAGAACAGGACCAACACGTATGTGTAGGGACGGGATGTGATGTCGGAGATCTTCGCGATAAAGGGTTTGCTCACGGCACTGATGATACTTGTTGCAATTGATAGAGTGGAGAGCACCGAGCTGTGCTGTTTGAAATACGAGGAGGCATCGACTGAGTAGTAGGACGTAGTAGATGAGTCGAGCGAGTAGGCCCACGCACAGACGAGCACTGATACTCCGATGAGCCACAATGTCTTCCGATCCGACTTGGCTTCGCGATAGACGGCTTCCATTCGAGTGACTCCCTGCGACTGTTGGGGATCCCCAATTGTGGGCTTCAAAGTGAGCTCATAATTTTTGTCAAGCCCTGTGACCTGGGTGATTTGATCGCTCGGTGACATGATGGGATTTTGGTAGCTTTGAAGTCCTCATAAAACGATGGACAGGGTATATATTTCTGGCGAGTGAGTACACGTTTGGCCTTGGACCAGAAATTGATTGAGCAAGGAACCATTTTTTCCCTCCTCAGTCATTTATATTTTCAATCTGATAAGATCCTGTGGTACGATCTTTTGTATTAACtttactaattatttttcctttccaataAGTAGTTCCTAGATTCCCAACTTTTCTGGCCTTCCCGTCTCACCGTAGATGGAGACTGGACCGCGTCGCACCACCGTACTTGAACAAGCATAGAACTAGGTCCAGCAAATCAAGGACATGTGGAGATGTCAGCACGATTGATACCAATCATCATTCCTACTCTCTCTAATATGCTAACGCTGGGTGCCTTTGGAAATGCTTAGGTCATGGGATCCATATTCTACTTTTGGTTACTGACCTCTTGGCTCCCGGCCAGAGCAGCCAATTAGGAGCTGATCCGAGGGAATCTAATCTAATCAGATGTGTCGGAATCTGTCCGACATGAGTAAATGTGAACTGACCATGGTGCTGTCCCTAGTTGCGCTATATCTGTTACTATGTCAATTACTAAGGGTTTGTCGCGTGCTTCCCGACCAGGGAATGTCTCTGCCTACTTAGTCATGTCCTGTCCGATGCGCCTAAACCGGGCTATGCATTCGCCCTAGGCTGTAGACACTTTGCACCCGAATCTCTGGACTTAACGTTCTCATCTAGCCACCATATCTGTttagagaaaagaatcaaCAGGATAGTGTGGAAGCACACCAAGAGCTAATTACGAACGGGTCGATATGTTTATGTTGATTTTGAGAATAACCAACCGTGGTTGCCGACCTACGGTGACATGCCCCAAAACACTACAGCGACCGAGTTGACAATGAGAGACAAGGACTAACCCAAATCCTTCATATCTAGATAGGTGTCCCGTCAAGGAATAGAACCTGACCACAATCCGGTGTCCACTTTTGCCCCCATTCTGATTTTCCAGGACATCAACACTTTCACTAAGCCAACAGGCGACCCTTCGTGGATACAGTACGGTCTTAAGTCAATGATTTGGAGCATATATGGTTATCACATATAGCAAGAAGTCGCTGAGAGTATTGGCGTACGGTATAAGATCAAAGCCGATCGCTAACTTTCCCGACGTTCTCATCCAGGCTTCCTCGGGCCGAGTGAAGGCCAGTGACAGGGTAAGTACTCCATCTATAACTACTCCGAGGGTCCCCTGTCCATTCTGGCAACATGTCTCATTTGATGCTCGTTAGATAGACCCACCAGTATTAAAACTTGACGACAAACTTGAAAGCCACCACGAATCAGCGGACACCGTTATTGACTGTGGAACGCGAGATGAGATGGGACCCCTAACAGGAAGGGGTCTTTGGACCACCGAGAGCAGATCATACCGAATGAAGGAGACTTCATTTCACCTCTCTTTGGTCAGCAAATAATTATTGTGGTCGAGGATGGACAGAGAACGAACACTTCTGTACATTGGCAAAGGGCTCAATGGTCAATCCTCCTTGACAAAACAACCCTGGTGGTCACAAATAACCAGTATGTCAAAACCTACAAAGAGCCCGTGTTGAACACGTTCGGGATACACCATATGTTTGAGATATATACCGGCAGCTAATCGTCAGATCAATTGCCGAATCCAAGCCGTGTTTTGTTCAAGGCGGAGACGCGTCTGGATCGCGGAGAAAATCATGGAGTGCGGGGAAATGGCGGATTCTTCTCCACTCAAACTTGCACGGGACGTATAAATGCCGATCTCCAATGCTTTCGACCTGCTCGATCCAAAGTATCGCCGAGGCTTCTAGAGGTCCTGTATTTTACAGTCTTACCCCGGTATTTGGTGCTTATTTTCCATCCTTCACTTTTGCCGTTTGTGGGGTCCCGACTCAGGGGTATTATTATCTGATACTTCACTTCTAGATGAAATCATCCCCTGGGTACAGGACGGCAAAAACTTATAAAATCAAGCATGTAGCTCGGGAAATGTCAATCGCAATGTAGCATTATTCTTCCATGCTTGTCATGCAACTCTTATTGCCTTTTCTAGCTGCAACCGCAGCTGCGGCTGCTGCTATAGAttcaacttcctcttctaATGGCTCCGACCACCATGGCTCCTCATTCCAGGCTGAATGTGAATCATTCAAAGCAAAGATCAACGTAACTAATGCGAATGTTCATTCGGTAACCTATGTCCCGGCCGGTGTCAACATCTCCATGGCCGATAATCCGTCCATCTGCGGCGGAGATGAGGACCCAATAACCAGCACATTTGCATTCTGTCGCATTGCTCTCAATGTAACGACCTCCAGCAAGAGTCAAATCTTCATGGAAGCCTGGCTGCCCAGCAATTACTCCGGTCGGTTTTTGAGCACAGGAAATGGCGGTCTTGGTGGCTGTATGTGACCTTTTTGCCTTGACCAGTTCCACCTTGACTAAACCATGACGTATAGGTGTCAAGTATGATGACATGGCCTATGCCGCTGGATATGGATTTGCCACGGTTGGCACAAATAACGGACACTTTGGTAACAATGGTGTCTCCTTCTATCAAAACACCGAGGTGGTTGAGGATTTTGCTTACCGTGCCCTCCATACCGGCGTCGTTGTCGGGAAGGAATTGACGAAAAACTTCTATCCTCAAGGCTATAACAAGTCATACTACCTCGGTTGCTCGACTGGAGGACGACAGGGATGGAAGTCCGTCCAGACGTTCCCAGACGACTTTGACGGTGTTGTGGCTGGTGCACCTGCTTTCAATTTCATTAATCTGACCAGCTGGGGTGCCCGATTCCTCACCCTCACGGGCAACTCCAGCGCAGAGACATTCGTGACAGAAACACAATGGACTGCTGTACACAATGAGATCATCAGACAATGTGATTCCCTCGACGGCGCGAAGGACGGCATCATTGAGGATCCAGATCTTTGTCAGCCGATCATTGAAACTCTGCTATGCAATGCGACCCAATCCTCCACATCCGGCACGTGTCTCACTGGAGCGCAGGTCAAGACAGTCAATGGTGTCTTCAGTGCAACCTATGGGCTGAATGGCTCGTTCCTCTATCCGCGGATGCAGCCCGGATCCGAGCTAGCAGCCTACTCCAGTTACTACAGCGGGACACCTTTCGCTTATGCCGAAGATTGGTATCGCTACGTGGTATTCAACAATACCAACTGGGACGTAGCAACCTGGACCGTGCAAGACGCCGCCATTGCCAACGCTCAGGACCCGTATCAAATCTCCACCTGGAACGGCgatctctctcccttccagAAGAAAGGCGGCAAGGTCCTTCATTACCACGGCATGGAAGATGCGATCATTTCCTCCGACAGCTCTAAAGTCTACTATAAGCACGTTGCCGACACCATGAATCTCAGCCCCTCTGAACTCGACAGCTTCTACCGTTTCTTCCCAATCAGCGGCATGGCTCACTGCGCAAATGCAGATGGGCCCTCGGCGATCGGCCAGGGGACTGGAACATTTGCAGGAAATAATCCACAGGATAATGTTCTTCTTGCCATGGTTCAGTGGGTGGAAGAAGGTGTCGCTCCTGATTTTGTCCGGGGTGCTAAGCTGAATGGCTCTACTGTGGAGTATCGTCGGAAGCACTGCAAGTATCCCAAGCGCAATCGATATGTCGGGCCAGGTTCGTATACGGATGAGAACGCTTGGGAATGTGTATAGTTTATGTCTGTCAAACCTAAGATATACTTAAGCATTGCAGTCACGCTATACAGAGAATGCAATCCAAGCTACCATTACTAGACAAGTAGTATTATGGTAAAATAAGAGAGATCAATCAGTACGGCTATACATAATTTTAACTGAATATTTGAAATACATGATTATCGCGATGCAGAGGGTGAAGATACCAAAGTCATTCTTGTCTAACACGAATCACACAACTGCCAAATCATAGACTAGAACATACCGCGCCCCAGGAGTCCAACTAAGCACGTATAAGGTAACTCAAGTCTGGCACAACTTGACTCCCAAGCAAAACCTTTGCTGCTGCCAGATAAAGTGCGGTACTGAGGGCGGCAACACTCCCAAAGGCAGTAAGGAGACCCATATAGGACAGGACCTCAAGACCGGGCCTCTTAAACATATAGGATTTCCGCTTCCCCTCGTGTGTAGTTCGGTTGAGGCTTGGAACGAATTTAAAGTCGAAGATTGTTTCCTTTCCGAGGCCGTGTTTTTCATCCATAAGGCCCTTCCACATCATGCGACGGCGAGACTGTAATTGAGATTACAAGGTCAGTATCCTGCGGGGGCAATGGGAAATGGAG carries:
- a CDS encoding iron/ascorbate family oxidoreductase (naringenin,2-oxoglutarate 3-dioxygenase, putative), translated to MPAKLIDRYDHVPVTKENLDWAELVTLDLSQYDQPGGKEDLVKQLDHAVRHVGFFYVKNFNISQDEIDRQFALGREFYALPLEEKLKYHSASDLEKGEYNGYRPAGHRALGNGVKDNVQVYNIPKFDGYHQRQQPPILGDHLEEIEAFSRKCHTEVVEKLLRLFAILLELPDEDQLVKDHQYDVKGEDHLRYMHYAARGAEENKIVGGMYVPGHTDLGTVTLLFRQPVAALQILNSQGQWKWVRPQDGTITVNTCDALTALTGGLIKSSIHRVHVPPADQAHVDRLGVLYFARPNNHVVLDPIQNSPLLNRLGLTQNVFTELGQHLTTEQWVKVRQTQQQRRTRDAKISEDGKYTYQPKDLEIIPGLHAKVYN
- a CDS encoding Tannase/feruloyl esterase; this encodes MAYAAGYGFATVGTNNGHFGNNGVSFYQNTEVVEDFAYRALHTGVVVGKELTKNFYPQGYNKSYYLGCSTGGRQGWKSVQTFPDDFDGVVAGAPAFNFINLTSWGARFLTLTGNSSAETFVTETQWTAVHNEIIRQCDSLDGAKDGIIEDPDLCQPIIETLLCNATQSSTSGTCLTGAQVKTVNGVFSATYGLNGSFLYPRMQPGSELAAYSSYYSGTPFAYAEDWYRYVVFNNTNWDVATWTVQDAAIANAQDPYQISTWNGDLSPFQKKGGKVLHYHGMEDAIISSDSSKVYYKHVADTMNLSPSELDSFYRFFPISGMAHCANADGPSAIGQGTGTFAGNNPQDNVLLAMVQWVEEGVAPDFVRGAKLNGSTVEYRRKHCKYPKRNRYVGPGSYTDENAWECV
- a CDS encoding putative siderophore iron transporter yields the protein MSPSDQITQVTGLDKNYELTLKPTIGDPQQSQGVTRMEAVYREAKSDRKTLWLIGVSVLVCAWAYSLDSSTTSYYSVDASSYFKQHSSVLSTLSIATSIISAVSKPFIAKISDITSRPYTYVLVLFFYVLGYIIVATCRTIAGYVVGEVFVAIGSSGLDLTNDIIVADLTPLEWRGFASSMLSTPFIINTWFAGKIVDAIDSKGQWRWGYGMFAIIMPVALGPAVATLIYLDRKAKKNGIVNIASSNAARRAAGNLSEREGRDIPHGTVSARAAGPSEPWMRSARRILDEIDALGLVLLGFGWSLLLLPFSLKTYADGGWRNQSLIAMMIVGGLLLIAYVIYEVKWAPVPSAPRRLVFNKTFTMAIVIDSFYMLAGSVRGLYWDSYVYIAKPWSYQSWVYYGNTLTLALCIAGPFVGLLQRWTHRYKAIQIAGLVIKIIGMGIMLEGSMATANTGAMVMAMILVGFGGSMSVVGSRVASQASVPHQDVALAISLLALWSKIGRAIGSAIVAVIWADQMPKQLRKYLPSNATEADVKKLFGSPTSIRKLYGFDDPMRVGAVLAYRHALYYCLATALGLAFIPLIASLFQHNYFLGKSQNAVTNVGNDGLPLAETRRSELEPPKNKKEAFLRFWAGK
- a CDS encoding cell wall glycosyl hydrolase YteR, with product MRSSIALLAATAGTTLASSNNYTEWMASSWLSKSVPVSRNYAYGVLYRGIELAHNKTNNAEYLDFIESQLSGVVSDSGELIDYNLTDKISLDDLRIGTNFLAAWAATSQEKFKLGADTLRRQIDITPRNEGGGLWHRDPTYPNQMWLDGIYMSTNFYALYTAWFDADNSTAWDDIMLQFDLIEEHCLREDGLLVHGFDYSKAAVWADPETGAAPLVWNRALGWYFMSLLDILDYFPKSHPGWETNLGRFQKLAQALKQAQDESGGWYLIMNDQYPSDPRNYIESSGSAMFTYGFLKGIRNGFLKESEYSQVADKGYKLLVDRFVSKNDNGTLNWEGTVEVGSLSSNGSFEYYISVPVVQNDVKGAGPFMYASYELEAF